TGatatttatttcgcaacaGATATATTAATCAATGATCCGCTGTTCacttcactctttaaatcTTTTACTATTACATAATATGAAACTATCTATCATACGCGACGTTCCCTTTTCTTACAGGATCTACAGAAACCAAGTCGcatgtgttttaaaaatggtattcCTTCTTTCAGAAAACTCACATTATGGGCTCTAATGATGTCATGCCAAAAGTAGACTTCAGCAAGGACAAGCCAAGTGATTCGCAGCTGCAGTTCATTAAACTATTTGAGCAACAGAACCGTGAGCGAGCGGAAAAACTGCGCAGACTTCGCGTGAGGAACCTCTGGACTGCCGGAATCCTCGGCGGCGCTGTTTTCGGCATTTACGCGTACTCGATGATCGCTGTCCAGCAAGAGCGCTTCCTGGACGACTTCAACGAGCCCGCCCGTCAGAATTCAGCACAATAAACCTCACAAAAATGCAGCCGCTTCGTGAGGTGGCTTACCGGCTGCCTCCACTCCCCACTGTCCGGGAACTGATTAATTTGTTCGGTCTCAGAGCCAGGAAACAGCTTTCGCAGAACTTTCTGTTGGACCCCAGGATCACTGAGAGATTTGTCAGGGCTGCGGGTGGAAAGAGACTTCGCGGCTCTTACGTCTGCGAGGTTGGCCCTGGACCTGGACCAATAACCAGATCCATCATTAATGCTGGCGTTGAAAGGCTCATCGTAATTGAGAAAGACAAGAGATTTTTGCCTACTCTGCAGGTATGCAAATTGACATAGTAACATTTTAGCTGTAGTTGAGAAGTAAAATGATACAAATTGTATAATtcatgcttttttaaaaaaaacttgctaTGATATAACACTGTTATGTAATGTTTGCAAGTAATATAAGATGAAATTTGATGAGGAATATTTATAGTGTGTGCCCTTTAAATGAGAAATCACCAAACAATATTCTTTTTAAGTGCCAAAATATAATGTAAGGTTGATAATCTTGATTTTTCATGCCCAAGCTGGCTATAAAGCCAAAACTGCCATATCTaggtataatttaatttctctttagTTAAAGTTatcttttagtttaaaatgttctttattatggttctgcagggctattttgccccaaaCATTGCAatatccagacaaataaattcaataggagcataattatttatatttttatttgtaaaaaatgcagtagcatttttcatcaaaatggttttattattGGGTTTACTTGGATATAACTAATTTACCATCCTCAttggtttattttcatcttCTTCGGccaatatattatattcaatATATTATGCAAAGAATGTTTAAATCaagttaattttcaaataaatcaaacttgtttatttcttCGCTGATTAAACTGATGTTGACAATTCTCACACCTCTCTGATGATGCAAATAAACCATGCAAGTTAAAAAAGTCaacttctttttaaattagtcaGTTAAGGGTTTCCACATTTTccatgtaaaaatttaaaaatcctccATACTTAATTCAATTCTTCATTCTGTTCATTTTCTAGATTTTGTCTGATTCGTATGACAACCGGGTGGACATCCACTTAGGTGACGTGCTCAGCTTCAACATGAGCACCATGTTCCCGGAAGAACTGCGCAGACAAGATTGGGCCGACCGGCCGCCTCCAATCAGCATCATTGGCAACCTTCCCTTCAGCGTCTCGACTCCCCTCATTATCCGATGGCTGCAGGACATAAGTGAAAGGTACAAGTTTGAAAACTTTTCTAGGCTGCTTCTTCATGACATTTTTGCCTACAGGAAAAACGCGTGGAGCTATGGAAGAGTGCCTTTGACCTTAACCTTCCAAAAAGAAGTGGCAGAAAGGATTGTAGCAAAGG
The nucleotide sequence above comes from Cloeon dipterum chromosome X, ieCloDipt1.1, whole genome shotgun sequence. Encoded proteins:
- the Ccdc56 gene encoding cytochrome c oxidase assembly factor 3, mitochondrial codes for the protein MGSNDVMPKVDFSKDKPSDSQLQFIKLFEQQNRERAEKLRRLRVRNLWTAGILGGAVFGIYAYSMIAVQQERFLDDFNEPARQNSAQ
- the mtTFB1 gene encoding dimethyladenosine transferase 1, mitochondrial — encoded protein: MQPLREVAYRLPPLPTVRELINLFGLRARKQLSQNFLLDPRITERFVRAAGGKRLRGSYVCEVGPGPGPITRSIINAGVERLIVIEKDKRFLPTLQILSDSYDNRVDIHLGDVLSFNMSTMFPEELRRQDWADRPPPISIIGNLPFSVSTPLIIRWLQDISERKNAWSYGRVPLTLTFQKEVAERIVAKEKGNQRCRLSLMSQAWCDVDLKFIIKGSSFVPKPDVDVGVVHMVPKAIPAVLVPFKVFEKVTRTVFSMRQKYCITPFMRLFPEAMRDQIPAELLQKSGVVPQMRPFQLSLQQFSDMASLYWETCQKCEGLFEYNHRAPLPARQEVEWSNRVHGKDNYERLDFIE